From the genome of Cryptococcus tetragattii IND107 chromosome 6, whole genome shotgun sequence, one region includes:
- a CDS encoding mitochondrial import inner membrane translocase subunit TIM8 yields MSAPTAIPALDEASKKELESFLEQEQAKAKLQASIHELTNTCWNTCITGSISSKFSKSEAQCLENCVDRFLDSSLYIVRQIEAQKQQI; encoded by the exons ATGTCAGCCCCTACTGCCATCCCTGCCCTTGACGAGGCCTCCAAG AAGGAACTCGAATCTTTCCTCGAACAAGA GCAAGCTAAGGCTAAGCTCCAAGCTTCCATCCACGAGCTCACTAACACCT GTTGGAACAC CTGTATTACCGGTAGTATTAGCTCCAAATTCTCAAA ATCCGAAGCTCAATGCCTCGAGAACTGTGTTGACCGATTCCTCGACTCATCACTCTACATTGTCCGACAGATCGAAGCTCAAAAACAGCAAATTTAA